One stretch of Nitrosococcus watsonii C-113 DNA includes these proteins:
- a CDS encoding S8 family serine peptidase codes for MFKIRIYLGACIFFSLILSTTIATEQSLEKKGPSASKNEALSRLMEKLLREKSPLPLNLNINHDTSTGNEATVKSTEHTDSRADTPSSQAPQLPPAIAVGVIVRFKSPEIQALARDNLPPPPEMVAELEAALGEKLIFERATVNEAYVFSFLAPKEGKEAIDAFLQPARELPSIDWIEANQRVQMQSSSVRAQPSIAQAQSFSNDPNFGDQWNMMSESEGVIGGIDAVHAWDITHGSPDTIVAVVDTGVLSHPEFADRLLPGYDFVSNPFHANDGDGRDSDASDPGDWVNKGECSRNHDEPSSWHGTHVAGIIAASGDDGYGIAGVNWKTRILPVRVLGTCNGTDGDIIEGMMWAAGLPVPGVPDNPNPAQVINLSVGGPGLSCPFSYSQAIDKIVSRGVSIIVAAGNKGFREDNSNALYSVPANCFDVFVVVATNPSGEPAGYTYKQPFYNISTAISAPGGDMGEWIEGIGYTHKEDGILSTIGLGAKEPQGYDYQWYHGTSMAAPHVSGIASLVLAVNPNLSGIELYPLLRFASRPFSEGGSCDDYGTSMCGSGIADAYRSVEFAEVLKNYRLVYEFSNVISDHYMLTASKEDVALLYQGGEGLEGWYNTRKYSYAWSGPEEGAVPVCRFYTLGANSHFYTANAEDCAYLKTLNPDNIYADDKWTYEDIAFYAKLPTNGICPADSAPIYRVYNNRWMYNDSNHRFVSSDSMRRVMLDKGWVDEGVAFCAAFVQDSLTFLD; via the coding sequence ATGTTCAAAATAAGAATTTACCTGGGAGCTTGTATCTTTTTTAGTCTTATTCTAAGTACAACCATCGCTACTGAACAATCCCTGGAAAAAAAAGGACCTTCAGCCTCTAAGAATGAAGCGTTATCGCGGTTGATGGAGAAGCTACTGCGGGAGAAATCGCCGCTGCCTTTAAATTTGAATATTAATCACGATACTTCCACGGGCAACGAGGCTACTGTTAAAAGCACGGAACACACTGATTCAAGAGCGGACACCCCTTCCTCCCAAGCCCCTCAGTTACCGCCAGCGATTGCGGTAGGAGTCATCGTCCGCTTTAAATCCCCTGAAATCCAGGCCCTGGCTCGGGACAATCTCCCGCCCCCGCCAGAAATGGTAGCCGAGCTGGAAGCTGCCTTGGGAGAAAAACTCATATTTGAGCGGGCAACGGTTAATGAAGCTTATGTCTTTAGTTTTTTAGCGCCTAAAGAAGGGAAGGAAGCCATTGACGCCTTTCTCCAGCCCGCCAGGGAACTTCCCAGCATTGACTGGATTGAAGCAAACCAGCGCGTGCAAATGCAGTCCTCATCGGTACGAGCACAGCCGTCGATAGCACAAGCCCAGTCTTTTTCCAACGATCCTAATTTTGGCGATCAGTGGAATATGATGAGTGAATCTGAGGGCGTTATCGGAGGAATCGATGCGGTTCACGCGTGGGACATCACTCACGGCTCCCCTGATACCATCGTAGCGGTGGTGGATACAGGCGTTTTATCCCACCCGGAGTTTGCCGACCGCCTGCTGCCGGGATATGACTTTGTTTCCAATCCCTTCCACGCCAATGATGGGGATGGGCGTGATAGCGATGCGTCAGATCCTGGAGATTGGGTTAATAAAGGCGAATGCAGTAGGAATCACGATGAACCTAGTTCTTGGCATGGCACCCATGTAGCAGGAATTATTGCTGCTAGCGGTGACGATGGCTATGGTATTGCTGGAGTAAACTGGAAAACCCGTATTCTGCCCGTGCGGGTACTTGGGACATGTAATGGAACTGATGGCGATATTATAGAGGGGATGATGTGGGCAGCTGGTCTTCCCGTACCCGGTGTTCCCGATAATCCTAACCCCGCCCAAGTAATTAATTTAAGCGTAGGCGGCCCAGGGCTTTCCTGCCCATTCTCGTATAGCCAAGCTATTGATAAAATAGTAAGCCGAGGAGTGTCGATCATAGTTGCCGCCGGCAATAAAGGATTTAGGGAGGACAATAGCAACGCCCTCTATTCCGTTCCAGCTAACTGTTTCGACGTTTTTGTCGTAGTCGCCACTAACCCCTCAGGAGAGCCAGCCGGTTACACATATAAGCAGCCTTTTTATAATATTAGTACTGCTATTTCCGCGCCCGGTGGAGATATGGGGGAATGGATCGAGGGCATAGGATATACCCATAAGGAGGATGGAATTCTTTCCACGATCGGTCTAGGCGCTAAAGAACCCCAAGGTTATGACTATCAGTGGTATCACGGCACGAGTATGGCGGCTCCCCATGTGTCCGGAATCGCCTCCTTAGTGCTTGCGGTAAATCCAAATTTATCGGGAATAGAACTTTATCCCCTACTACGCTTTGCTAGCAGGCCATTTAGCGAAGGAGGTAGCTGTGATGATTATGGTACCTCCATGTGTGGCAGCGGCATAGCCGATGCCTATCGCTCCGTGGAATTTGCCGAGGTTCTAAAAAATTATCGTTTAGTTTATGAATTTTCAAACGTTATATCTGACCATTACATGTTAACAGCTTCGAAAGAGGACGTGGCACTCTTATACCAGGGTGGAGAGGGGCTGGAAGGTTGGTACAACACCAGAAAATACTCCTATGCCTGGTCCGGACCGGAAGAAGGCGCGGTACCTGTTTGCAGGTTTTACACTTTGGGGGCGAATTCCCATTTCTATACAGCAAACGCAGAGGACTGCGCTTATCTTAAAACGCTCAACCCAGATAACATCTATGCTGATGATAAATGGACCTATGAGGATATTGCCTTCTATGCCAAGTTGCCAACTAATGGTATTTGTCCTGCCGACTCTGCCCCCATCTATCGGGTCTATAATAATCGCTGGATGTACAATGATTCTAATCATCGTTTTGTTAGCTCGGATTCGATGCGCCGGGTTATGCTTGATAAAGGCTGGGTGGACGAAGGAGTAGCTTTTTGCGCTGCTTTTGTGCAGGATAGTTTGACCTTCCTAGACTAG
- a CDS encoding response regulator transcription factor: MRPMLESVSRLKVVTEASGAEEALQYLRSRPGIHVAIVDLQIHGAMNGIQLTEQIRSQFPHVIVLILSNQDKEEYIREAKQAGAHSYLWKETPWRKIVSIIEYIVDNPLGGFIRLESEAIPSPPPEKLSPKKRAVLRLMDDGQKATEMAWVLGTSTLTVSEQRKHIWQKFELKKLFQRRNTAIQYKKHHNKPDNNDD; encoded by the coding sequence TTGCGCCCTATGTTGGAATCTGTATCCAGGCTTAAAGTCGTTACCGAAGCCAGTGGAGCGGAAGAAGCTTTGCAGTATCTACGAAGCAGGCCAGGCATTCATGTGGCGATAGTAGATCTCCAGATACACGGCGCCATGAATGGCATTCAATTAACCGAGCAAATTCGTAGCCAATTCCCCCATGTAATCGTGCTGATATTAAGCAACCAAGATAAGGAAGAATACATCAGAGAGGCAAAACAAGCCGGCGCGCATAGCTATCTGTGGAAGGAAACGCCTTGGCGAAAAATCGTATCTATAATTGAATACATCGTCGATAATCCACTTGGCGGTTTTATTCGCCTGGAATCTGAAGCTATACCGTCCCCACCTCCCGAAAAGTTATCTCCCAAGAAACGGGCGGTGCTACGGCTAATGGACGATGGCCAAAAGGCCACGGAAATGGCTTGGGTGCTTGGAACCAGCACGCTTACTGTCTCAGAACAGCGTAAACACATATGGCAAAAATTTGAACTTAAAAAATTATTCCAAAGAAGAAATACCGCTATCCAATATAAAAAGCATCATAACAAACCAGACAATAACGATGACTAA